A single Pantoea rwandensis DNA region contains:
- a CDS encoding YcbK family protein — MANFDSQRRRLLLIGGAAAGLSLLPGSALASLSTSRPRVLTLNNLHTGETLKTEFFNGKSYDKDELARLNHFFRDYRANQVKHIDPHLFDQLYRLQMVLNTRKPVQLISGYRTLATNNMLRESGPGVAKHSYHTKGQAMDFHIEGISLSNVRKAALSMRAGGVGYYPRSNFVHIDTGPARHWS, encoded by the coding sequence ATGGCTAATTTTGATTCCCAACGTCGTCGATTACTCCTGATTGGAGGCGCAGCGGCAGGTTTGTCTCTGCTTCCTGGTTCCGCGCTGGCTTCGCTTTCCACCTCGCGCCCCCGAGTATTGACGCTTAATAACCTTCACACCGGTGAAACCCTTAAAACGGAGTTTTTTAACGGCAAGAGTTATGACAAGGATGAGTTAGCCCGCTTAAATCACTTCTTCCGTGATTACCGCGCCAATCAAGTGAAACACATCGATCCGCATCTGTTTGATCAACTTTATCGTTTACAGATGGTACTCAACACCCGCAAACCGGTGCAGCTGATCTCAGGCTACCGTACGCTGGCCACTAACAACATGCTGCGCGAATCGGGTCCTGGCGTGGCTAAACACAGCTATCACACCAAAGGGCAGGCGATGGATTTCCACATTGAGGGGATTTCATTGAGCAATGTTCGCAAAGCGGCGTTATCTATGCGCGCCGGTGGTGTAGGATATTATCCGCGCAGCAACTTCGTACACATTGATACCGGGCCCGCAAGGCACTGGTCCTGA